The Cutaneotrichosporon cavernicola HIS019 DNA, chromosome: 3 region CCTAGCACTTCTAGAACCGGTCCATCCTCGTCCAGTCGAGCATCATCAACTAGCAACGTGCCGACCGCCTCTTGCCTTCAGAACTGGGGGCATGGATGATAACCGTTTGTTCAACTGCACATCGCACATCCCCTGTGAAAACAGGTGCCAGAGTCACTTGCAGTTGGGATCGCCAGATAGGACGACTGTCACATGTTATCGAATCAAGATGCCGACACCTTCGGCAACTTCCAGGTGACCAGTTCGTCGCTCCATCACAATCATAGGACGATCAACTCAAGCTATttcgaggtcgttgacgCTTCCAACGCGGAGCGAGCCGTGTTTGTCGATGTCTCTGTCGGACCACTGGACGAACCTCGTCTACGTCAAGCTGTGCCTCGATGAGTCAGGTGTTTCCTGTACACCAGGCGCCAGACGGAAACTCGTTGACGAGTGTCACTGCCGAGCTTTGTATGACATCCTCTTGCGGAACCAAGACTGGCGAAACGGCGTAAAGTAGAGCCCGTGTAACAACAATGGGCGTCTGGATGCTCAACACCTGTTGTCGAACCTGTCTTATCTGATCGGCCGATCGGCAACTTTCCAACGCGCAACCCCGAACTTGACGGACAAATTGCGCAATCATCGTCAACTCGTACAAGTAGCGCGCACTCTCGCCGCGTGTTCCAGAAGCGACATAAGCTCTTCTGAGGAAGATTCAGTTATCCATTCCAGTCATACAAATAGTTGTCTCATCAAGGACCGTAAATGACATTGATCCAGAAGAAGCCGGACCTCTGCGTGGTGGGGGATGATGTtgtggaggaaggggagcCCTAGGCCTTGCAGCCGATCATCAGTGAACACAAACATCGGGTGGGCACATGTATATGCGCACTCCAGCCACTTGACGAAAACCGGGGCACCTGCGAGCACTTCAAGACATATGCCAACAGAGACTCAAGTGGTAGTCCGCAGTCTCCGCGGCCCGGAGCCCACCAAGGACACCCCTGCCACCTGGGGCCCTTCCTCTACTTCCTCTAACTCATGAATAGGCCGTAGTGCTTTATACTGTAGCAGTAGTCAAGTGCTGGGCACGATGACCGAAGGTGTAACACTGGCAACTTACAGACTCGAAGACCAAATTAACTTGTATACAAAGCGACAAACCCCGAGTTGGGACGCCAAGAGGAAGAGCTCAGCATCCAAGCCGCCTATTGCCTACTTGCGTACCCACGCCTTGTCAAGGAAGGTAGTTTTCCATGGTGGGGCGTTTCAACTGCATGCAGACACAGTAGTGGGAGAAGCAGGGTTCTTTTGTCATAATTGAAGACCCACAGGATCACAAGCTTCTACCCAGCCGTCGATGGACCTCGGGACTCTGACGTGACTTAAAGAGAACCAAACAATCGGAGCAACATTGGTCCGCAATgaacctccacttccacGGGAGTAATACCCGGCCCACTTCGGCCAATCTCTTGACCTGTACATATCTCACACTCTCCAACTGCGCCATGCCCCACACAGAGCCCGACCACCTTGTCATCACGGCCGCCACCCTtgacgccggcgtcgcttgggtcgaggagcgactCGGTgtctcgctctcgccacggcgaggcgggcagCATGACCGGCAGGGAACCCACAACGcactcctctccctcggGCCCGACTTCTATCTCGAGGTGATCGCGATCAACCCCGATGCACCAGTGCCCGACCACCCACGCTGGTTCGGGATGGACACGGTCGGGCCCGAGCCGCGTCTGCACCACTGGGTGTGCCGTACTTCCAACCTCGCGGATGCGCTTGAGAAGAGCGCAATCAAACCCGGCGAGATTGAGCAGATGTCGCGCGGCACGTTGCGGTGGCTCATCACCATCGCACCTGACGGGCAGCTGAAGGCCGACGGAACGATGCCCTCCCTCATCGAATGGCAGAGCAAGCCCCACCCCGCCGCAGGTCTTGAGGACAAGGGATACCGGCTCCAGAAGCTCGAGGTCCACCACCCTCGCGCGcaggaggtcaaggcgtcgctctcggccgCCGGCATGTTGGATACACGGGTCGAGTTCGCGACGGGTGGGCCAATGCTCTCCGCGACGATCCAGACACCAAGTGGGCCGCGGGTGCTGGGATGAGGACAAGACGACTACTAAATGCGTGAGCACGCACCGCTTTAGAGCAAGATGCAACTTCTAGCTGGGCAAGCTTCCGGCGGAGCGCACACTGGCTGAGTTGTTCCGAACAAGGGGTTCTACCATGATCCTCCAGCCCGTGCCTCTTTCTCGCGAGAATGTGCAAAGCGAGGGCGTGGAAGAAGGCCATGTCTCTATCCTACGCCCAGCGTTGTTTATCCAGCTCCATACAATAACTTACTCCCAACTGCCAGGTTGCCAGGTTGCCAAGGCGAGTTTCCgcacgtcgagcgcgtcacgCATACCTTTACCTGGCGCCTGCGGCTTACGTTGCCACTGAAGCTGTGTGGCCTGAGAACCTTGATTGCATGACGCTATTTTGGTGAGAAACGCCACCTCTCGCCCCATAGTCCCTGACAGAAAAACAACTACAGGATCGCTCCTGCAATCTCTTGTACACTAGGAGGGAGTCGAACCCCCGCCGAACGCATGGCAAGCGTCCATGATACCGTTTCACCACTAGTGTTGGTTGTTGGTTGGAAAATGTTTTGAGCAACAGCAGAAGAAGGGTGTGGAGGTGGGCAACGGTTTTGGGGTGAAACGTTGGTTCGTACCAACCTTGGCCCCACTCGCGGCATGTTGGTTACCACAAGTACTTGGCAATATGCGTTTCAAACTTGGGACCTGTGGGATTGCACCTTCCAGGCAGTTAGCCATGTGTCGCACACGGAACGGGTGCCACAGGCCCGAGAGTGGCTGACGAGCTGAGGTGAGGATCCCATTGAGCCGAGATGTTCGTTACAGGCGAGGAAAGGTGATGGTCCATGGTTGGAACCCAGTTAGGATAGAAACAGGCTCATGTGAAACCGGCTAGGACTGCATGGGACGTCGTAGTAAAGGTGGTAACGCATCGTTTGTAGCGGCGACAGTGTCTGACAGCATGGATCGTGAGAGTGGTCGATATCCAAAACCTCGACAACGGCGAACCTTCAAGAGAGCACAAAAGGTCAGAATAGGGGGTTTAGACCCCGTCGAGCCTTTTGGAAGCGTCAAACCAAGCAAAAGAGAACAATCTTTTTCGGACCTCTCTAACAGACCTGCTTGGAGAGggggtcggcggcggcgccacATTGAAAAAAATGTGAGCTTTGACAAGTGTGCCCATACTTAAAGTCGACCCTATGAGGCGTAGAATACGCCTGGAAGTGTCAGAATGAGTATTGGAGGACACGGGTTTTAGCGGCGTACAGTGACTGTCGCGACGCAAGTGGTTTGGAGAGACGATTTTGGGGGGTTTTGGGAGATGAAGTGCGAAAATATCCAGGATCGGGAttccgaggacgagaaccGCAAAGTCACGGCTTTATTTGGGTGGCCTTGGGTGGCCTTGGGTGCCTTGGGAGGCCTCATGTCGTGCATGACACGGTCGCCACCACGGCGGTacggcgaggatgtcggACGGAATGGGGTGGGCCAGCAGGGTATGTACTGTAGCAGCGTCACGGCGACACCTCAGCAATGGTACTGGTAAGGTTTAACGCTGTGCCAGATTTCGAAACAATGTTCTTGTGACTTCTCGTGTTGCACATAGTGTACCATTGACGTCGAACCCGAGGGGTAGCCAACCTGGAACTGTCCTCAGTCGGCTGCATTTTCCGCTTGTGTGGCAGGTGGCAAGGACATTGA contains the following coding sequences:
- a CDS encoding uncharacterized protein (Glyoxalase-like domain), producing MPHTEPDHLVITAATLDAGVAWVEERLGVSLSPRRGGQHDRQGTHNALLSLGPDFYLEVIAINPDAPVPDHPRWFGMDTVGPEPRLHHWVCRTSNLADALEKSAIKPGEIEQMSRGTLRWLITIAPDGQLKADGTMPSLIEWQSKPHPAAGLEDKGYRLQKLEVHHPRAQEVKASLSAAGMLDTRVEFATGGPMLSATIQTPSGPRVLG